A stretch of Natronococcus sp. CG52 DNA encodes these proteins:
- a CDS encoding DUF2339 domain-containing protein, translated as MSDDDDLAAEVRQLRSEVEALQDRVATLEEATETGPAAETPRSDNERSRVDSDTAPSSEEAVAPSADRESVRTRDWERDLGVKWLGLIGGLALVVGVVFFVRLTIEAGLLGPRGRVMVGTVGGLALAGGGRFAAERQGYVRWGRIAAGIGLAIAYFSLYAAYGFEAYRTAIGTPLWIVLLALTVLVAGTAILSVRDRAPVVAGEAFLLGYVTAYLGLDTGTFVVTPAYALLLAAGLVVIARVRPWSRLVATSVLPTYGVIWAWIVDLDPTAPLVAGVVVAAFGIYLVGGYELRASELDDRWHRLQVRSCTVLNAGTAALLFELTAREWFPDISIEGVAVGTVGLALIGVYAFTARRPVQRDETAGTLAAVLVASSVVIAAGTFTATVGLLAVVCSAVAIASLVDAEAFRTGAHIVAVGTVLKILIVDARVLPAVDPADPLTVATGRATAFALGIVVFYGLAWWFRKERITPSGTEKELTLATPYAWAGTGLTIVVLGLELSDAGVSVAWAVFGLVLVGVGLVTDGRDLRLQGVAAFGLVTAKVFLYDTRDLDMLARTLSFLVLGGILLVASYAYARWQGEDPLHRLTRD; from the coding sequence ATGAGCGACGATGACGACCTCGCGGCGGAGGTACGACAGCTCCGATCGGAGGTCGAAGCCCTCCAGGATCGCGTTGCTACGTTGGAGGAGGCGACCGAAACCGGGCCGGCGGCTGAGACCCCTCGTTCTGATAACGAGAGGTCGCGTGTCGACTCCGACACCGCTCCGTCGTCGGAGGAGGCGGTCGCTCCGAGTGCGGATCGTGAGAGCGTTCGAACTCGGGATTGGGAACGCGATCTCGGAGTGAAGTGGTTGGGGCTGATTGGCGGCCTAGCGCTGGTCGTCGGCGTCGTCTTCTTCGTCCGTTTGACTATCGAAGCCGGACTGCTCGGCCCCCGCGGGCGCGTGATGGTCGGCACCGTCGGCGGGTTAGCGCTTGCCGGCGGCGGCCGATTCGCTGCAGAGAGACAGGGCTACGTCCGATGGGGGCGCATTGCGGCTGGTATCGGCCTCGCAATCGCGTACTTCAGCCTCTACGCGGCGTACGGCTTCGAGGCGTACCGGACCGCTATCGGGACGCCGTTATGGATCGTCCTGTTGGCGTTGACTGTACTCGTCGCCGGTACTGCCATCCTGTCGGTCCGGGACCGTGCCCCGGTCGTCGCCGGCGAAGCGTTCCTGCTGGGCTACGTAACCGCCTATCTCGGCCTCGACACTGGAACGTTTGTCGTGACGCCCGCCTACGCATTACTCCTTGCAGCCGGACTCGTTGTCATTGCCAGAGTTCGGCCGTGGAGCCGGCTCGTCGCTACCAGCGTGCTACCCACTTACGGCGTCATCTGGGCGTGGATCGTCGATCTCGATCCAACAGCTCCCCTCGTCGCTGGCGTCGTCGTCGCTGCCTTCGGGATTTACCTCGTTGGCGGGTACGAACTCCGAGCGAGCGAGTTGGATGACCGGTGGCATCGACTTCAGGTCCGATCGTGTACCGTACTCAATGCTGGGACTGCCGCACTCTTGTTCGAGCTGACGGCTCGAGAATGGTTCCCGGATATCTCTATCGAGGGGGTCGCAGTCGGTACCGTCGGGCTTGCCCTCATCGGCGTCTACGCGTTCACCGCCCGGCGACCAGTTCAACGAGACGAGACGGCTGGAACGCTCGCAGCTGTCCTGGTAGCGAGTAGCGTCGTCATAGCAGCCGGAACGTTTACGGCAACAGTTGGTCTTCTTGCGGTGGTCTGCAGCGCGGTTGCTATCGCTTCGCTCGTCGATGCCGAAGCGTTCCGAACCGGTGCCCACATCGTCGCCGTCGGGACCGTCCTCAAGATCCTTATCGTGGATGCCAGGGTACTTCCCGCGGTCGACCCCGCAGATCCGCTGACGGTCGCAACTGGCAGAGCAACCGCGTTCGCGTTGGGAATCGTCGTTTTCTACGGACTCGCGTGGTGGTTCCGGAAGGAACGTATCACGCCGTCGGGCACCGAAAAGGAACTCACGCTGGCTACTCCGTACGCGTGGGCCGGCACAGGGCTCACGATCGTCGTTCTGGGATTGGAGCTCTCTGATGCCGGTGTATCGGTTGCTTGGGCGGTCTTCGGGCTCGTCCTCGTTGGAGTCGGCCTCGTCACTGACGGTCGTGACCTTCGACTTCAGGGTGTCGCTGCCTTCGGTCTCGTGACCGCGAAGGTATTTCTGTACGACACCCGGGATTTAGATATGCTTGCTCGAACGCTCTCGTTCCTCGTCCTCGGGGGGATTCTTTTGGTCGCCTCGTACGCGTATGCTCGCTGGCAAGGCGAGGATCCGCTACATCGCCTCACCAGGGATTAA
- a CDS encoding CBS domain-containing protein gives MPEVKSIVREQVVSASSDSPLADVAQLMDEENVGSVVIVDGDRPQGIVTDRDITINVVVRGEDPTSVTAADVMSEDLVTVETDSGIFDVLRTMEESNVRRIPATDADGNLAGIVTFDDFVILLGRELKLLGDVIEAEIPPYEHT, from the coding sequence ATGCCTGAAGTCAAGTCAATCGTCCGTGAACAGGTAGTGAGTGCGTCCTCAGATTCCCCTCTTGCCGACGTCGCACAGCTGATGGATGAGGAGAACGTCGGCAGTGTCGTGATCGTCGACGGCGACCGCCCACAGGGGATCGTGACGGATCGCGATATCACGATCAACGTGGTCGTTCGAGGGGAGGATCCGACGTCGGTGACCGCTGCAGACGTGATGAGCGAGGACCTCGTGACGGTCGAGACGGACAGCGGGATCTTCGACGTGCTCCGGACCATGGAAGAATCGAACGTGCGACGAATACCAGCTACCGATGCGGATGGGAACCTCGCCGGAATCGTCACGTTCGACGACTTCGTCATCCTTCTCGGCCGCGAACTCAAGTTGCTCGGTGACGTCATCGAAGCCGAAATCCCGCCGTACGAGCATACCTAA